One part of the Leptospira paudalimensis genome encodes these proteins:
- a CDS encoding DUF3293 domain-containing protein: MTDLNQSYLSTLYKVDGLQVPIQIGKKNPELDLLLSKYKQNHWCFITAWNQFSKPLTLETNRKQNEDLLSEIKANSSYIVLNGVGESPDGSWSEESILVLGIDNDTAQYLARKYEQNAIVVGVRVGLPELVMLQ; this comes from the coding sequence ATGACCGACCTCAACCAATCCTATCTCTCCACCTTATACAAAGTTGATGGCCTTCAAGTTCCCATCCAAATCGGGAAAAAGAATCCGGAGTTGGACCTCCTTCTTTCCAAATATAAACAAAACCATTGGTGTTTCATTACAGCATGGAATCAGTTTAGCAAACCATTGACTTTAGAAACAAATCGGAAGCAGAATGAAGATTTGCTGTCAGAAATCAAAGCGAACTCAAGTTATATAGTTTTAAATGGGGTAGGTGAATCGCCAGACGGATCCTGGTCCGAAGAGAGTATCCTGGTTTTGGGAATCGATAATGACACTGCCCAATATCTTGCGAGGAAGTATGAGCAAAATGCCATTGTCGTTGGAGTAAGAGTTGGGCTTCCTGAATTAGTGATGCTTCAATAG
- a CDS encoding BRCT domain-containing protein, which translates to MKQKSIPKISDHQNAFNTLQGLLIGISLDQKLNQKEVSEINFWLNESKDLINKKLYSEIVSILEFVVKSGKFTDEEKKDLLFICEKFNKSNPAFDLVHNDMQVLHGILHGILADGKITLQEAQSLKKWLYQNEQLASAYPYDELLSLLTGILADGKIDKEEQAILKIFLSEFINLEKSKNLDETKIETLKTQFTVPGICALAPEIIPEDHVFSFTGIPSAQPISEIEKVILENGGIFSNPLRKDTSYLIVGGNMSNCWTFSCFGRKVEEAIEMRKSGSHILIIHEVDFWDNIA; encoded by the coding sequence ATGAAACAAAAGTCGATTCCAAAAATCTCTGATCACCAAAACGCTTTCAATACACTCCAAGGTCTCTTGATTGGAATTTCTTTAGATCAAAAACTAAATCAAAAGGAAGTTAGCGAAATTAATTTTTGGTTAAATGAATCTAAAGATTTAATTAATAAGAAACTATATTCAGAAATTGTCTCGATTTTAGAGTTTGTCGTAAAAAGTGGTAAGTTTACGGATGAGGAAAAGAAAGATTTGTTATTTATCTGCGAGAAATTCAACAAATCCAATCCAGCATTTGATTTAGTCCATAATGATATGCAAGTATTGCATGGAATCTTACATGGAATACTTGCTGATGGTAAAATTACACTCCAAGAGGCTCAGTCTCTTAAAAAGTGGTTATATCAGAATGAACAATTAGCAAGTGCCTATCCATATGATGAACTATTATCTCTTCTAACAGGAATTCTAGCAGATGGTAAAATAGACAAAGAAGAACAAGCTATTTTAAAGATTTTCCTTTCTGAATTCATCAATTTAGAGAAATCAAAAAATTTAGATGAAACAAAAATTGAAACATTGAAGACTCAATTTACCGTTCCAGGTATTTGTGCACTTGCACCAGAAATCATACCTGAGGATCATGTTTTTAGTTTCACAGGTATCCCTTCTGCACAACCTATCTCAGAAATAGAAAAAGTCATCTTAGAGAATGGTGGAATTTTTTCGAATCCACTAAGGAAAGATACTTCCTATCTAATTGTAGGTGGAAATATGTCGAACTGTTGGACGTTCAGTTGTTTTGGTCGAAAAGTGGAAGAAGCAATTGAAATGAGAAAATCAGGGTCTCATATTTTAATCATTCATGAAGTTGATTTTTGGGATAATATAGCTTGA
- a CDS encoding metallophosphoesterase, with product MKILAIGDIHGRKIWKNIQFDHYDQVIFLGDYLDSHRLSNDDILGNLEELIKLQESQQNISFLIGNHDLQYTDPEFVGLVSGYRESCFMEAYELLHLLKWKFAIELDNVLYTHAGLLKAFYESIPPTSNQISETINSAGFSNPYYFLTTLHPLRGGASRASSSIWCDFREILAEENPIPINQVFGHSAREGGQMDRKAEYWRICIDVLTKYKNAYEIVDGEEPKVVSLQE from the coding sequence ATGAAAATACTTGCGATCGGTGATATTCATGGAAGAAAGATATGGAAAAACATTCAATTTGATCATTATGATCAAGTGATCTTTCTCGGAGATTATCTTGATTCTCATCGTCTTTCCAATGATGACATCCTAGGAAATCTAGAAGAATTAATCAAGTTACAGGAATCTCAACAAAATATATCTTTTTTGATTGGCAACCACGATCTTCAATATACCGATCCCGAATTTGTTGGGTTAGTCTCTGGATATCGCGAATCATGCTTCATGGAAGCCTACGAATTGTTACATCTATTGAAATGGAAATTTGCAATCGAATTAGATAATGTTTTATATACGCATGCCGGTCTTCTAAAAGCTTTTTATGAATCAATCCCTCCGACTAGCAATCAAATTTCAGAAACAATCAATAGTGCAGGTTTTAGTAACCCTTACTATTTTTTAACGACATTACATCCATTAAGAGGGGGAGCATCACGAGCAAGTAGCTCGATATGGTGTGATTTTAGAGAAATTCTTGCCGAAGAAAATCCGATTCCGATCAACCAAGTATTCGGTCATTCTGCACGGGAAGGTGGGCAAATGGATCGTAAAGCAGAGTATTGGCGAATTTGTATCGATGTGCTAACTAAATACAAAAATGCCTATGAAATCGTCGATGGGGAAGAACCTAAGGTAGTTAGTTTACAGGAGTAG
- a CDS encoding PDDEXK-like family protein, producing the protein MENELDELKHFVMDIEEIEQIAKSINSFNLFETLGMVNQEIRHSNVLAWLLDPFQTHNIGYLFLQKFLKDLIVFNLNSSEQINDELIFDFETLNYEEVEVRREYKNIDLIILINENSKHYCIVIENKIRSTESKNQLSKYKAIVDKEFNDYNKIFVFLSPDQQIPTDNEWITYGYDRIQNLLINILNSRKSAISKSVFEFLDQYLYILRRNIVGDKSIEDICKNLYKKHSKALDLIFQYRPDIYLNIKESIVSFLREENRIVLDAENPSKTYIRFTTKKIDEIIPENGSGWTNSKRILLFEFQNLSDRLNLKLYIGPGEKSLREKLHAILNSEKNSIFITKKTLTDKWHSVFSLEILKKNDYSKFEDNEYETIDLKIKDSLKKEFLPKLNEIEDYILENFK; encoded by the coding sequence ATGGAAAATGAACTAGATGAATTAAAACACTTTGTAATGGATATTGAAGAAATTGAACAAATAGCCAAAAGTATCAATTCCTTTAATTTATTTGAAACTCTAGGCATGGTTAATCAAGAAATTAGGCATTCAAATGTTTTAGCATGGCTGCTTGATCCATTTCAAACACATAACATCGGCTACTTGTTTTTGCAAAAATTCCTCAAAGATTTAATCGTCTTCAACCTGAATTCAAGCGAACAAATAAATGATGAATTGATTTTTGATTTTGAAACGTTAAATTATGAAGAGGTAGAAGTTAGAAGAGAGTACAAAAACATTGATCTTATTATTCTAATAAACGAAAATAGCAAACATTATTGTATCGTAATTGAAAATAAAATACGTTCTACTGAATCTAAAAATCAATTATCAAAATATAAAGCAATTGTAGATAAAGAATTTAACGATTATAACAAAATTTTTGTCTTCTTGTCGCCTGACCAGCAAATTCCTACTGACAATGAGTGGATAACATATGGATACGATAGAATTCAAAATTTACTGATCAATATCTTGAATTCGAGAAAATCTGCAATTTCTAAAAGTGTTTTTGAGTTTTTAGATCAGTATTTATACATTTTAAGGAGAAACATTGTGGGTGATAAAAGTATTGAAGATATCTGCAAGAATCTATATAAAAAACATTCAAAAGCTCTGGATCTAATTTTTCAATATAGACCCGATATTTATCTAAATATCAAGGAATCCATAGTATCGTTTTTAAGAGAAGAAAATCGCATTGTTTTAGATGCTGAAAATCCCAGCAAAACTTATATACGGTTTACTACGAAAAAAATTGATGAAATTATTCCAGAGAATGGATCAGGATGGACAAACTCAAAAAGAATATTATTATTTGAATTTCAAAATCTTTCGGATCGTTTAAATTTAAAATTATATATTGGCCCTGGCGAGAAATCATTGAGAGAAAAGTTGCATGCGATTTTAAATTCAGAAAAAAATTCAATTTTTATAACAAAAAAAACATTAACAGACAAATGGCACTCGGTTTTTTCTTTAGAAATTCTAAAGAAAAATGATTATTCGAAATTTGAAGACAATGAATATGAAACAATTGATCTTAAAATAAAAGATTCTTTAAAAAAAGAGTTCCTTCCGAAATTAAATGAAATTGAAGATTATATTTTAGAAAATTTCAAATAA
- a CDS encoding MORN repeat-containing protein, whose protein sequence is MKFKLTSFHHLSQTQKIIFSIGFAIFLVGAIFYANRKYRENQFSDTIVCLSGDCSSGFGKIQYPSGEIYSGQLSNKIPNGKGKMEFKDKAVFEGDWEMGQIEGYGIYTYPDQNIFSGKFRKNKREGFGKFTIGRYSIQGKWVKDVLEGEALLGYEGKKWSGFYQKGKLISGYGILFYPEGKRYIGQAQSGKRNGIGHLENGKGEILEKGNWKDDRKI, encoded by the coding sequence ATGAAATTTAAGTTAACCTCCTTCCATCACCTTTCCCAAACCCAGAAAATCATCTTCTCAATTGGTTTTGCCATCTTCCTCGTCGGCGCCATTTTCTATGCCAATCGCAAATACCGCGAAAACCAATTTTCCGATACAATTGTCTGTTTGTCGGGTGATTGTTCGAGTGGTTTTGGTAAGATCCAATATCCGAGTGGTGAAATCTATTCAGGCCAACTTAGCAACAAAATTCCCAATGGGAAAGGGAAAATGGAATTCAAAGACAAAGCTGTCTTTGAAGGCGATTGGGAAATGGGCCAAATCGAGGGGTATGGAATTTATACTTACCCGGACCAAAATATTTTTTCTGGCAAGTTTCGTAAAAACAAACGGGAAGGATTTGGGAAGTTTACGATAGGTCGATATTCCATCCAAGGGAAATGGGTGAAAGATGTTTTAGAAGGTGAGGCCTTGTTAGGTTACGAAGGTAAAAAATGGAGTGGTTTCTACCAAAAAGGAAAACTCATTTCAGGATATGGAATTCTGTTTTATCCCGAAGGGAAACGTTACATTGGTCAAGCTCAGAGTGGGAAACGAAATGGGATAGGCCATTTAGAAAATGGAAAAGGCGAAATCTTGGAAAAAGGGAATTGGAAAGATGATCGAAAAATTTAA
- a CDS encoding tetratricopeptide repeat protein: MKKIYILCPLLFTLFCSNADHSNDQKKEALELNKKAISVASYNPKEALELFRKAASLDPKNVDYINNQGAILLTLKEYEKAIPLFKSAIQLDEKYARGHYNLGVCYSEMGDYNSSVKNYKKAILYSPGGENLEARFNLGAAYAKLKKKKEAIQEFKLFLSKAQPSNNQAIEEAKKRIKELEKK; the protein is encoded by the coding sequence ATGAAAAAAATATATATTCTTTGTCCGTTATTATTCACTTTATTTTGTTCGAATGCAGATCATTCAAATGACCAAAAAAAAGAAGCATTGGAACTCAATAAAAAAGCAATCTCAGTAGCGAGTTACAATCCCAAAGAAGCTTTGGAACTATTCCGAAAAGCTGCAAGTTTAGATCCAAAAAATGTTGATTATATCAATAACCAGGGAGCAATTTTATTAACGTTAAAGGAATATGAAAAAGCAATTCCCCTTTTCAAATCAGCAATCCAATTGGACGAAAAATACGCCAGAGGACATTACAATTTAGGAGTTTGTTATTCAGAGATGGGTGATTACAATTCCTCTGTCAAAAATTATAAAAAAGCAATTTTATATTCACCAGGCGGGGAAAATCTTGAAGCTCGGTTTAATTTAGGTGCTGCCTATGCAAAATTGAAGAAAAAAAAGGAAGCCATTCAAGAATTCAAATTATTCCTTTCAAAAGCACAACCATCAAATAACCAAGCGATTGAAGAAGCCAAAAAGCGTATTAAGGAATTAGAAAAAAAATAA
- a CDS encoding AAA family ATPase has translation MPRKKIKESLFESSEKEDLQLLHYFVGKNLSKFDSFGKTRLETLYSLYDTKAKKTLVEKIFRPDEMKMKEESENDEIEPRRGRNGYWDDTYASTQGKDYLPDELDQDTQQYCKRNPFGRRKIYRLLQEESNRITSDFSIQDSKAYQKISSTFKILGITKESIEYVLFLYTRSAFSNFDNWISRSIDSKMIPVIVREVTGLNRSEYMKITNPDEKWINYGILSPCHEKEDPCEIADSFYNFLADDTQATFGLKFLNQVNEETHPVSSFFLAENEVARNLSLLQDEQPSKILFYGSPGSGKTEFAKSLVAEVQKTLFKINNKEAESKEDKRTALIVGTTLSAESGNILLFDEADDILNEGGKRGFFEEKVPEKKIWMNEFLDQMKGKLIIITNESNSIHESVLRRFDYSLEFFPAEPKRRLYYWNRVLELENVNDRLKNSEVEELAHTYPAGVGGISIVVKAAKKICNNRKDDKFLSVIKDVMNKHTHLTKGRIQKFTFSPTPYDSKILHVNSNLDDLETLIEEYKRKWEEPEESNLGSLCLLFHGKPGTGKTEYAKHIAKKFNLELMQKRGSDLQSPFVGMTEMLIADAFQEAEAKKSIFFLDEADSFFRSRDLAVRSWEVTQTNEFLTWMESFRGIFIASTNFMKDFDHAALRRFAWKGEFKTLRREDKVEIIRQYFPHLTETLTFLEKENIKEIPELTVGDIRAVWNRFRFRNSKQISGEEIIQSLKSEVSFKSNTQMKSIGF, from the coding sequence ATGCCCAGAAAAAAAATAAAAGAATCTCTATTTGAATCCTCAGAGAAAGAGGATTTGCAGTTACTCCACTATTTTGTGGGAAAAAATCTAAGTAAGTTTGACTCATTCGGAAAAACAAGGCTTGAAACTCTGTATTCCCTCTATGACACGAAAGCTAAGAAGACACTCGTTGAGAAAATTTTTCGTCCTGATGAAATGAAAATGAAAGAGGAGTCAGAAAATGATGAAATAGAACCTAGAAGAGGCCGCAATGGATATTGGGATGATACTTACGCAAGTACACAAGGGAAGGACTATTTACCTGATGAATTGGACCAAGATACACAGCAATATTGCAAAAGGAATCCATTTGGAAGAAGAAAAATCTATCGACTTTTACAAGAAGAAAGCAATCGGATCACTTCTGACTTTTCCATTCAAGATTCAAAGGCATACCAAAAGATATCATCCACATTCAAGATTCTAGGTATCACAAAAGAGTCGATCGAATATGTTCTATTTTTATACACAAGGTCAGCATTTTCTAATTTTGACAATTGGATCTCTCGCTCAATTGATTCGAAAATGATTCCTGTCATTGTAAGAGAAGTCACAGGACTCAATCGTTCAGAGTATATGAAAATTACTAATCCTGATGAGAAATGGATCAACTATGGTATTCTCTCACCTTGTCATGAAAAAGAAGACCCTTGTGAGATTGCAGATTCTTTCTATAATTTTTTAGCAGATGATACACAGGCGACTTTTGGCTTAAAATTTTTGAACCAAGTCAATGAGGAGACACATCCCGTATCCTCATTCTTCTTGGCTGAGAATGAAGTCGCACGCAACTTATCACTCTTACAAGATGAACAACCATCGAAGATCTTATTCTATGGTTCTCCTGGATCCGGAAAAACAGAGTTTGCGAAAAGCCTTGTTGCCGAAGTTCAGAAAACCTTATTTAAAATTAACAACAAAGAAGCAGAAAGCAAAGAAGACAAACGCACTGCTTTAATCGTAGGGACCACTTTATCTGCAGAATCTGGCAATATTCTACTCTTCGATGAGGCCGACGACATTTTGAATGAAGGAGGGAAGAGAGGCTTCTTTGAAGAAAAAGTTCCCGAAAAGAAAATTTGGATGAATGAATTTTTAGACCAAATGAAAGGGAAACTGATTATCATAACCAATGAGTCAAATTCTATTCATGAATCTGTCTTACGACGATTTGATTATAGTTTAGAGTTTTTTCCAGCAGAACCAAAACGCCGGTTATATTATTGGAATCGAGTATTAGAATTAGAAAATGTAAATGATCGTTTAAAGAATTCGGAAGTGGAAGAACTAGCTCATACCTATCCCGCAGGAGTAGGAGGAATTTCCATTGTTGTAAAAGCTGCAAAGAAGATCTGCAACAATAGAAAGGATGATAAGTTTCTATCTGTAATTAAAGATGTTATGAACAAACACACTCATCTTACAAAAGGCCGGATTCAGAAATTTACTTTTTCTCCCACTCCCTATGATTCGAAAATCTTACATGTAAATTCTAACTTAGATGATCTTGAGACGTTAATCGAAGAATATAAACGAAAATGGGAAGAACCTGAGGAATCCAATCTTGGATCCTTGTGTTTACTCTTTCATGGAAAACCTGGGACAGGAAAAACAGAGTATGCCAAACATATTGCCAAAAAATTCAATTTAGAACTGATGCAAAAACGTGGCTCAGACTTACAGAGTCCATTCGTTGGAATGACAGAAATGCTGATTGCTGACGCGTTCCAGGAAGCAGAAGCTAAAAAATCAATTTTCTTCTTAGATGAAGCAGATAGTTTCTTTCGAAGTCGAGACCTTGCCGTTCGGTCTTGGGAAGTCACCCAAACCAATGAATTTTTGACATGGATGGAAAGTTTTCGTGGAATCTTTATCGCTTCCACTAATTTCATGAAGGACTTTGATCATGCTGCTTTACGTAGGTTCGCTTGGAAAGGGGAATTTAAGACTTTGCGGAGAGAAGATAAAGTAGAGATCATTAGACAGTATTTCCCTCATCTAACAGAAACTTTGACTTTCCTCGAGAAAGAAAACATCAAAGAAATTCCAGAGTTAACTGTTGGAGACATTCGAGCTGTATGGAATCGTTTTCGGTTTCGAAATTCAAAACAAATTAGTGGAGAGGAAATCATTCAGAGTTTAAAGAGTGAAGTTTCTTTCAAATCCAATACACAAATGAAGTCGATTGGATTCTAG
- a CDS encoding NHL repeat-containing protein: MLNRIFSLFFLIFLVANCKKNESNDDLTTFLFLQLATQPTSTAVVSTFAGQATSGLVDGTGTAAKFKNPNGIAFDSAGNMYVADTGNHCIRKITSAGVVTVFAGSDTGVSGLTNATGTAARFNEPFGIVVDSAGNVYVGDSINMLIRKITSAGVVTTLAGGNGGTGAVDGTGAAAKFDQPKGLAIDSADNIYVADSQNDAIRKVTSAGVVTTIAGSTLSVSGFVDGTGTSARFTRPTGIAVDSTGNLYVGDTDNNAIRKITSAGVVTTLAGSSTGLSGYVNASGTAARFTQPIGITLDSSGNLYVSDSTNSAIRKVTSAGVVTSIAGAITRISGFVDGIGFNSRFNQPYGIATDSNGHLFVGDYGNNAIRKIVP; this comes from the coding sequence ATGTTAAACAGAATTTTTTCACTATTCTTTCTGATTTTCTTAGTCGCCAATTGTAAAAAAAATGAATCGAACGATGATTTAACCACATTTTTATTCCTGCAACTTGCAACACAACCGACAAGCACGGCCGTAGTTTCAACGTTCGCTGGACAAGCCACTTCTGGTTTGGTTGATGGAACGGGGACTGCTGCAAAGTTTAAAAACCCGAATGGCATTGCCTTCGATAGTGCTGGGAATATGTATGTTGCCGATACAGGTAACCATTGTATTCGCAAAATTACAAGTGCAGGTGTTGTCACTGTTTTTGCCGGATCTGATACAGGTGTTTCAGGTTTAACGAATGCGACTGGAACTGCCGCCAGATTCAATGAACCATTTGGGATTGTTGTCGATAGTGCTGGAAATGTTTATGTTGGTGATTCTATCAATATGTTGATTCGAAAAATCACTAGTGCAGGTGTTGTCACGACTCTTGCAGGTGGTAATGGCGGAACTGGTGCAGTTGATGGAACAGGTGCCGCTGCTAAGTTCGACCAACCGAAAGGACTTGCGATTGATAGTGCTGACAATATATATGTTGCCGATAGCCAAAATGATGCCATTCGTAAAGTCACAAGTGCTGGTGTTGTAACTACAATTGCAGGCTCAACACTCTCTGTTTCAGGATTTGTCGATGGAACTGGAACCTCTGCTAGATTCACTCGTCCAACTGGCATTGCTGTAGATAGTACGGGAAATCTTTACGTGGGAGATACTGATAATAATGCAATTCGAAAAATCACTAGTGCAGGTGTTGTAACGACATTAGCAGGTTCGTCCACAGGACTTTCCGGATATGTGAATGCTTCTGGTACAGCTGCTAGGTTCACGCAACCTATTGGAATCACTTTGGATAGTTCAGGTAATCTTTATGTATCTGACTCTACAAATAGCGCAATTCGTAAAGTAACTAGTGCTGGCGTAGTGACTTCCATAGCTGGTGCAATCACGCGTATTTCTGGATTTGTAGACGGAATTGGATTCAACTCGAGATTTAACCAACCTTATGGAATTGCCACTGATAGTAACGGACACTTATTTGTTGGTGATTACGGAAATAATGCGATACGAAAAATCGTTCCCTAA